The Brachyspira hyodysenteriae ATCC 27164 sequence AATTATAACATCTGTATCAACATTGTCTCCGTATTTATGAACGAAACCTTTAGCTTTCATATTATCTCCTAATTAAAAATATAATATTTAATATATATATAAAAAACAGTGATTTATTATTTAGGCTCTGTTATATAACCTGTTATTGCACTATATGCAGCAGTGGCAGGACTAGCTAAATATACCTTTGAAGTTTTATCACCCATTCTTCCAACAAAGTTTCTATTAGTTGTAGTAACAGCAACTTCATCATGAGCAAGTATTCCCATATATCCGCCTAAACAAGGTCCACATGTAGGAGTGGATACTGCACATCCTGCATCAATAAATATATCCATATAACCTAATTTTATACATTCTTTATAAACTTTCTGAGTAGCAGGAATAACTATACATCTTACACCCTTAGCCACTTTCTTTCCTTTTAAAATATTAGCAGCTGTAGCCATATCAGATAATCTTCCATTAGTACAAGAACCTATAACTACCTGATCAACTTTTATATTTTTTAGTTCTTTAGCTTCTTTTGTATTCTCTGGTAAATTAGGACATGCCACTGTAGGCTCTATTAAAGATAAATCAATATCATATTCTTTATCATAAACTGCATCATCATCAGCTTTGAAAACAGTATAATCTCTTTTTACTATATCTTTTAAGTATTCTATAGTTTGATCATCAACTTCAAATATTCCGTTTTTAGCACCTGCTTCAATAGCCATATTAGCAATACAAGCTCTATCGTCCATAGTAAGAGATGAAACTCCTTCACCTCTAAACTCCATAGATTTATATAAAGCTCCGTCAACTCCTATCATACCTATAATATGAAGTATCACATCTTTACCAGATACATTTGGTTTTAATTTTCCTTTAAGATTAAATTTAATAGCAGAAGGAACTTTGAACCAAACCTGTCCTGTAGCCATAGCAGCAGCCATATCTGTACTTCCTACTCCTGTAGAAAAAGCTCCGAAAGCTCCATAAGTACAAGTATGAGAGTCAGCTCCTATTATAACTTCACCAGGTGCAACTAATCCTTTTTCAGGTAAAAGAGCATGCTCAACTCCCATATCTCCAACATCATAATAATTTGAAATATCATATTTATTAGCAAAATCTCTGCATTGTTTGCATTGCTCTGCAGCTTTGATATCTTTATTCGGAGCAAAGTGATCCATAACCAAAGCTATCTTTTCTTTATCAAAAACTTTATCAAAACCATACTTTTCAAATTCATTGATAGCAACAGGACTTGTAATATCATTTCCTAAAACTAAATCAGTTTTAACCATAATAAGTTCGCCTGCCTCTACTTTTTCTACGCCGGCATGTGCAGCTAAAATTTTCTGAGTAATAGTCATATTCGTATCCTTAAATTAATTTGCAGATAAAAAACATAAATATTTATGCTTATTTTTTAATAAAAAATGGGATATAATTATATCATAAAAAGGGCTTTTACAATCTTTTAATTGTATAGCCCTATAAAATTTATTATAATTTATTTAACCCATTAACATAAGCTCTCAAACTAGCTTCAATAATATCTGTACTTACTGCTCTTCCAATAACAGTTTTATCATCAGAAGCTAATTTTACAATAACCTCTCCCAAAGCATCTTCGCCTTCTGTAATAGCATTAATACTATAATTAACCAATTTAGCTTTATTGGAAGTAATAGAGTCTATAGCACCGAATGCAGCATCAATAGGTCCGTTTCCTTTTCCTATTCCTTCAACAACATTATTTTGATTATCCATAATTGATACTGTAGCCAAAGAAGATATTGAATTACCGTCATTAACAACAAAACCATTTAATGTATAAATAGGATTATCTGAATCATTATTACCTATCAATAATGCTTCTATATCAGAATCTGTCACTATTTTTTTCTTATCAGCTAAAGCCTTAAACTCTATAAATTTATCCTCTAAAGCCTTATCATCAATATCATAACCTAAAGATTCAATTCTGTCTTTAAAAGCATGTTTTCCAGAATGTTTTCCTAATACCATTTTATTCTGAGGTATTCCTATATCTTCAACATTCATAATCTCATAAGTAGAGCGCTCTTTCAAAACTCCATGCTGATGTATACCTGCCTCATGAGCAAAAGCATTAGCACCAACTATAGCCTTATTAGGAGCAACTACCATACCTGAAATTGTAGATAATAATTTTGAAATTTTATAAATTCTTTTAGTATTAATATCAGTATAAGCATTATAAAAATCTTTTCTAGTTTTAATGCCCATTACAATTTCTTCCAAACTAGCATTACCAGCACGTTCCCCTATACCATTAATAGTACATTCTACCTGAGTAGCTCCAGCTAAAACAGCAGATAAAGAATTAGCAGTACCAAGTCCTAAATCATCATGACAATGCACAGATATATCAACATTTTCTATACCTTTAACATTCTCTTTTAAATACTTTATCAAATCAGCCATTTCTAATGGAGTAGTATAACCAACAGTATCAGGAACATTTATTGTAGTAGCACCGTTTTCTATTGCAGTAGAATAAGCCTGAGCTAAAAATTCCCTATCGCTTCTTGATGCATCTTCAGCAGAAAATTCTATAAACTCAAATTTAGTTTTAGCATAAGAAACAGATTCTTTTATGGTTTCTAATACCTGCTCTCTGGTCATCTCTAGTTTATGCTTTAAATGTATATCGCTAGTAGCTATAAATGTATGAAGCATAGGATGTTTTGCATCAGCAAGAGATTCATAAGC is a genomic window containing:
- the leuC gene encoding 3-isopropylmalate dehydratase large subunit; the encoded protein is MTITQKILAAHAGVEKVEAGELIMVKTDLVLGNDITSPVAINEFEKYGFDKVFDKEKIALVMDHFAPNKDIKAAEQCKQCRDFANKYDISNYYDVGDMGVEHALLPEKGLVAPGEVIIGADSHTCTYGAFGAFSTGVGSTDMAAAMATGQVWFKVPSAIKFNLKGKLKPNVSGKDVILHIIGMIGVDGALYKSMEFRGEGVSSLTMDDRACIANMAIEAGAKNGIFEVDDQTIEYLKDIVKRDYTVFKADDDAVYDKEYDIDLSLIEPTVACPNLPENTKEAKELKNIKVDQVVIGSCTNGRLSDMATAANILKGKKVAKGVRCIVIPATQKVYKECIKLGYMDIFIDAGCAVSTPTCGPCLGGYMGILAHDEVAVTTTNRNFVGRMGDKTSKVYLASPATAAYSAITGYITEPK
- a CDS encoding 2-isopropylmalate synthase codes for the protein MRKIKIFDTTLRDGEQSPGCTMNLAEKLEMAAELDKLGVDVIEAGFAICSDDDFNAIREVSKVVENAKLASLARCNKKDIDRAYESLADAKHPMLHTFIATSDIHLKHKLEMTREQVLETIKESVSYAKTKFEFIEFSAEDASRSDREFLAQAYSTAIENGATTINVPDTVGYTTPLEMADLIKYLKENVKGIENVDISVHCHDDLGLGTANSLSAVLAGATQVECTINGIGERAGNASLEEIVMGIKTRKDFYNAYTDINTKRIYKISKLLSTISGMVVAPNKAIVGANAFAHEAGIHQHGVLKERSTYEIMNVEDIGIPQNKMVLGKHSGKHAFKDRIESLGYDIDDKALEDKFIEFKALADKKKIVTDSDIEALLIGNNDSDNPIYTLNGFVVNDGNSISSLATVSIMDNQNNVVEGIGKGNGPIDAAFGAIDSITSNKAKLVNYSINAITEGEDALGEVIVKLASDDKTVIGRAVSTDIIEASLRAYVNGLNKL